Genomic DNA from Sardina pilchardus chromosome 4, fSarPil1.1, whole genome shotgun sequence:
tggagtcagtctctgtgtctctggctgGTTCAGTTCACTCCCACAACTGGAATTTTTAACTGTATGTGTAGTAATATACTGAAACAGTTCAGTTGCTTGTAAGGTAGTTAGGATGTTATGTGTCCAGCTCTTACCTGCCTCCTTTTAACCTGAATGTCAAGATCAAAGTCTGTGTGGGGAGAGTCTGTGTGTAATTCATTGATATAGAGTCAGTCTCTGTGCCAAGTGCAGTTCACACCCATAACTGGGACTTTGAACTGAACTCCAGTGATGTGACAGCAGCACAAGGAACTGGTCTGGCAACTAAGAGACTGACCAATCAGAATCCTTCTTTACCTTAGTCCCTCCCTTTGACTGGCTGCAGCCAGCACAGGAAGTGAAGTTGTGTGGCAGGTTGAGGAGGTTGAGGAACTTAAACTGTGAGTTTAAACTGAAGCTGGTGAGGCTGAACGTCTTTTGGACTAAAGTGTGAAACAGAGaagagtttgagtttgagtttggcACTGTCACGTCTGCTCAGGCtgctgaaagtgaaagtgaagctGCAGAGAGAGCCTCAAGAGAAAAGAGACTTTACTGTAGAGACAAAATGGCTTCTAAAATGGAGGACGATctcacctgtcctgtgtgctgtgacatcTTCAAGGATCCTGTCATTTTAACCTGCGCTCACAGCATCTGTAAAGCCTGTCTGCAGCAGTTCTGGGAGAGCAAAGGACACAGAGAATGTCCCTACTGCAGGAGGAAGTGCTCAAAAGATGTCTATCCCCCTAACATGGCGTTAAGGAACCTGTGTGAGACCTTCTTACAGGAACAAAGTCAGAGAGCTTCATCAGGGTCTGATGTGTTCTGCAGTCTGCACAATGAAAAACTGAAGATCTTCTGTCTGGAAgataaacagcctgtgtgtgtggtgtgccagATATCAAAGAAACATAAGAATCACACCTTCAGTCCGATAGATGAAGCAGCACAGGACCGTAAGGTAAGAAAACATTCAAACATTCTGTTTGAAAATCAAGCACTGTAGTGATTGTGGACGATTCAAGCAGAATATACTGCACAAACTCACCTCGACCTTGACTGTCTCCAACAAATTATAGACACAGATGGCTGTTGGCTGTTGCTTgatattgaaattgaaatgcCATTTTTTGAGTAATTAAATCATTTTTgataattgaaattgaaaatatgCATTTGCCTGAAACAGCACCTCTTAAAGTAACAATGTTGCCTTAAAATAATGGCAGACTTATCAAAGCAGCATCTCAGTGAGTGCCACTGTGTACCCGGGATGCTGGTATTGCACTGTAATGTCTCAGCCAATGGCAGCACTGTGCGCCAGAATGCTGGTATTGCAATGTCTCAGCCAATGGCAGTGTTTAGTTCTCTTGTTTATTGGCCAGTACACATTACAGTAGTTCTCCTGTAAGGCTCCAGAACTCAGTGGCCCACAACTGGCCCACAACTGGCCCAGGACATAAAGAGGAACAACATCCTCAACAGGAAGCTCCAGGGGATCCGCCCCCCTCTCGCCAAGCTGCCAACCATCAGCATGGGTTACACATGTGGACACTCTGGCATCCGGTCACTACAGAACTATGACACTTAATACCAAGCTGGAGAAGTGGCCCTTTTGTCACTTTCCACTGGTTGAGAATTATGTTCAAAggttttcctttaaaaaaaataaataaaaaaaaagtggcaTCAAGAGGTATACTACTACTGCTTCCCACATAATGGACCTTCACTATCTCTAATGTCTCTAAATGAGTATTATGGGACTCTTGATCTGGAAATATTCACgtattgtctgtgtttgtgtctatttaAAGGGGAATTTCCACATAGATCTCATGTTTACACTCTAGGGATATGTTGATGATCCCCTATGCTCCtgtccccagagtgtagcgctatAGCTGCCTGGCAGttctagctgttggctgtagCAGCTTGAGTTGGTAGAAACTATTGTTTTGGGGGGAGTTTGTACCGACAatactcggtgacctcgagaaacagagatctttgTGAAAAATATCTACATACTATATACTCTCTGGTATCCCATGGCGACACAAAATCAATTCTGACTCTGTGCACACAGAtttagcgtgtgtgttttttgtttaggGCACAAAGATCTAATGTGTGTTTTTACTTCATTTCCCCactctttctgttcccctgttaTTATATGTTTATAATACACATTCTCTAAGTACCCTATCGTCTTTTTGCATTTTCTCTATTTGTTCATGTTCCTGACAGGGAGGTATATAAACTATAGGCTAATAAGTAGATTAAAGGCTAATGTATTGTATGTTCCTTGCAGGAGGAGCTCAAGATCAAATTGCAGCCCTTACAGACAAAACTGAAGACCTTTATAGAGGTCAAACTCATCTGTGATAAAACAGCAGCACATATTAAGGTGAGACCTGAGACTGTAAATAATTTGAAGAGTTACAGTATGGATGGTTTCAAATATAACCTACTTATGTGTTCATAATTAAATTGAATCAAtaatatgttgttgttgttgttgttttgtagacacaaacccaacacacagagaggcagatcaagcaggagtttgagaagcttcaccagtttTTACTAGATGAAGAGacagccaggatagctgcagtgaagaaggaagagaagcagaagagtcagatgatgaagaagaagattgagaagatgagcagagagatctcatctctttcagacaccatcagagccatagaggaggagatgggagctgatgacatcacattcctgCAGGTATGGACCATCCACTGTCTGTATAATCATAATGAAGTGTGTTAAAtctgctgtaataaaaaaaaacctctggctGTAATATGTTGTTGACCTGCTCATGCCACTCACATCATTGTATCAAACATCATTTTACACATCATGCTATGAGTGATTATGATGGATAGTAAGATCAGATTCAACTCCTGTCTGTCAGATATGAAGTTTCTTTCTGGAGCATCAGTGTCCAACATGAAGCTCAACAGTTCAACGTcagacattcacattcataGCACATCATGGGTTGTGGAATCAGTTGGTGTTATtttggagagagaaacactaaGATGAGAGAGCAGCAGAAGTCTGAATGAATATGGATCTGATCACATGATCAGTGATGACTTCAGAACGTCATTAAGTCTGACATGATGGTTTAGTTTGTGTTCTCACTGCCGTATCAGTGACTCCAGTTCTTGGGTGATGTGGTCAGAGTGCAGGGCTGTCTCTCTAGAGCGGGGTCTGTCTGAtcaaattatgtgtgtgtgtgtgtgtgtgtgtgtgtgtgtgtgtgtgtgtgtgcgtgcgcgcgcacgcgcacatgtGGGGTCTCTGTCTGatcaaaggaggaggaggaggaggaggaagagaatggCTTTGTAGTCAGTATCTTGTCAGCTGTCAAATGTTTAGTCGGCAAATAACCAACAGGGTGGTGATGGTCAGGGAACTTggcccagccaatcagaagtcAGAAGGGTGTGGGTTTGATTCCTGGTTACTGCAGTTGTGTCCCTGAGCAGGacacttaaccctgagttgctccaggGTGACTGTCCCTGTAATCTGTCTCTGCAGGTCACTCTGGATAAGAGTGCAGCTAAATGAAAACATGTACATGTAATGTGGACTGCAGGGCTTGGGACAGGACATGGTTATACAAAATACATATACAAAAGCATATGATGAATACTAATCACTGTGCGTGTTATTTGATAAATGAAAACCTTACACTTGAAAAGGGGAGTCTGTTATTGTACAGATTCTAAAAGATCTAGTCATATCAATAATGCCTGACATATTCCCTAATTTCTTATTttccagaactacaagagcacagtggaaaggtgagtgatctgccttctgtctctctcttctctgtggttctgaacccaaacccacagcagcactgactcctgaatgttattccagagcccagtgcacactgcaggatccagagagggtttcaggagctctgatcaatgtggcaaagcacctgggcaacctgaagttcagagtctgggagaagatgcaggagactgttcagtacagtgagtagTCTGCTGTTTCCacatcaccaaacacacataagCAATGTTCGGAATGAGGAGAGGATAGACTGTGCTACTGGGGTAGATGATACAGTTACATTTGTCCAGGGGTTATTAGCAGCTTAAAGCTGCCTTTGTTTACAAAACAGAAACTCAAACcattagacacattacacactgcactacacactgTCCCTGTGTGAGGTAACACATGTGGGAAtgggacagagtgtgtgtgatcagacagTGGAAGTATGTGTGatcagtggcagtgtgtgttactgtgtgtgtgtgtgtgtgtgtgtgtgtgtgcatgcgtgtgcgtgtgcatgtgcgcgtgtgtgcgtttatgcgtgtgtgtgtgtgtgtgtgtgtgtgtgcgaccagTGCTATTATATCTGATTGGAGAAgggtagtgtctgtgtgtgtgtgtgatcagagatgggttgtgtgtgtgtgtgtgtgtgtgtgtgtgtgtgtatgtgaccagTGCTAGTATATCTGAtcagagagaggttgtgtgtgtgtgtgtgtgtgtgggtgtatgtgtgtgatcagtgttaGTATCTGATAAGAGTGAGGTAGTATAtctgatcagagagagaggtagtgtgtgtgtgatcagaaaggggtggtgtgtgtgcgtgcgtgcgtgcgtgcgtgcgtgtgtgtgtgtgcgtgaccaGTGCTAGTATATCTGATtggagagaggttgtgtgtgtgtgtatgtatgtgtgtgtgtgtgtgtgtgtgtgtgtgtgtgtgtgcatgctaatATACTGTGTCATTACTTCTCCTGCCATTACTTGGTAGCACCACTATtaataatgaccatcattcacatcctcatcacacaccactcagtgttcagctcatgtgtgtgttctttctctctgcagctcctgtgactctggatcccaacactgcacacccaaatctcatcctgtctgaggatctgaccagtgtgagatATGGTGATGAGGTgcagcagcttcctgataacccagagagatttgatgagtATGTCAGTGtgctgggctctgagggctttaactcagggactcactgctgggatgtggaggttggagagaacACATTCTGGGCTGTGGGTGTGATGACAGAGTCTctccagaggaagggagactaCAGCTCCAGGAGTGGAGTGTGGACTGTGTGGTATTATGATGCTGCATATAGAGCACATGCTTCTCCTCATGACTCCACTCacctcacagtgcagcagaaactccagaggatcagagtgcagctggactgggacagaggagagctgtcattctctaaccctgataataacacacacatacacaccttcacacacacgttcactgagagagtgtttccattCTTCATTAGTTACAGTAATGTTCCTCTGCAGATGTTACCAGTGAAGGCCTCAGTAAGAGTAGAGCAGCACAGTTAGAGCTGATACTGACTCTGAACCAGGGATGACATACTGAGAGGGAAACCTATAGGAGAGGACACTATgaagaaacaaagccatttaataaacagtaaaaatatgtctCATTGTGTGGATATTAATGTTAAAGGTATGCTAATGCCCACCTCGTTTAGCTTGCTGCATGTACTGTGCCTAGTTTCATTATATACAGCAATGTTGTGATATTCAATACAATTGGATTGGTAAATGAATAAGgacaataaaacattaaaagcaTTAACCATTTCATGTGAGCAATTTCTAACACCATTttttcaccattttttttttcaagtcatTCAACGACCATTATCAGATATGCTACCAGCACATGCCACTTCAGTGAACCATAACAGAATATCTGAGAGGGATTTCTGGTAGGCTATCCATGGACAGAATGCATCAACTTTACCTCATCCCTTTTAAAATGAGGAttgaggagagagtttgagaacaTCCATTGATGTCATAGAGCAGGGACTTTCAGCCGGTGGGTGGTGGCCCCCTGGTGGTTAGTGAAGGTGTTGCTGATGGTCCTGACCCTGCATGTAATGTAGTTCTTATGTGGAGGTCACTGTTTCCTatgcccccctctcttctctcttcccatctccttctacctccctctcccctctcgtcCCATCTCCTCatgtctcctcccctctctcctcctctcctctcccctcccgtcctcccctctcatctcctctcctctctcctcctctcctctcccctcccgtcctcccctcctctcctctcctcccatctcctcctctcctctcctttcctctcctctcctttcctctctctctctctcctcctct
This window encodes:
- the LOC134078983 gene encoding zinc-binding protein A33-like, which produces MASKMEDDLTCPVCCDIFKDPVILTCAHSICKACLQQFWESKGHRECPYCRRKCSKDVYPPNMALRNLCETFLQEQSQRASSGSDVFCSLHNEKLKIFCLEDKQPVCVVCQISKKHKNHTFSPIDEAAQDRKEELKIKLQPLQTKLKTFIEVKLICDKTAAHIKTQTQHTERQIKQEFEKLHQFLLDEETARIAAVKKEEKQKSQMMKKKIEKMSREISSLSDTIRAIEEEMGADDITFLQSEPKPTAALTPECYSRAQCTLQDPERVSGALINVAKHLGNLKFRVWEKMQETVQYTPVTLDPNTAHPNLILSEDLTSVRYGDEVQQLPDNPERFDEYVSVLGSEGFNSGTHCWDVEVGENTFWAVGVMTESLQRKGDYSSRSGVWTVWYYDAAYRAHASPHDSTHLTVQQKLQRIRVQLDWDRGELSFSNPDNNTHIHTFTHTFTERVFPFFISYSNVPLQMLPVKASVRVEQHS